Proteins from one Danaus plexippus chromosome 18 unlocalized genomic scaffold, MEX_DaPlex mxdp_20, whole genome shotgun sequence genomic window:
- the LOC116773097 gene encoding uncharacterized protein LOC116773097, whose translation MADETANISAKTWTRNIEGISKIGYSDGVVDGQAASFQSSFDIGYSQAFSFGFELGKKKALQQHKEEEPQPNEFRDPRNINCQICLSRTTTDNVVNLFNKQKESNDIHLNKK comes from the exons aTGGCTGACGAAACGGCAAACATAAGTGCTAAAACTTGGACTCGAAATATAGAAGGCATTAGCAAG ATTGGATACTCGGACGGCGTAGTTGATGGGCAAGCTGCTTCTTTTCAATCGTCATTCGACATAGGTTACTCACAGGCTTTCAGTTTTGGATTTGAGTTAGGAAAGAAAAAGGCATT GCAACAGCACAAAGAGGAAGAACCACAGCCAAATGAATTCAGAGAtccaagaaatataaattgccAAATATGTTTGAGCAGAACTACGACAGATAATGTTGTCAATctattcaataaacaaaaagaaagTAACGACATACatcttaataagaaataa
- the LOC116772919 gene encoding protein farnesyltransferase subunit beta, whose amino-acid sequence MENYIRCFDDVSKAAYDDEDIVTNTSSEQVHVENVILRIYKQFEEKASVDPDLPKLKKNSHANYLKNVLMQLPQSYSCLDASRPWLIYWILHGLWCLKDLPDASTLSKVVNFLAKCQNKDGGYGGGPGQFSHLGATYAAVNALSIIGTDEAYNSIDRSALQNFIWSVREVDGSFALHRGGEQDIRGAYCAISVAKVTNIYTDMLFDKTAEWIVSCQSYEGGFAGYPGMEAHGGYAYCGIASLALLNRTQLCDVDALLRWCANKQTSLEGGFQGRTNKLVDACYSFWQGAIFPIISAILSQDNKEMIETVLFNQGALQEYILVCCQASEGGLIDKPGKSRDIYHTCYTLSGLSIAQHGTGATNPYTVGSPHNELNRTHPLHNIGPHLAYNALHYFIRHPPPVKDKN is encoded by the exons ATGGAGAACTATATAAGATGTTTCGACGATGTTTCCAAAGCTGCTTACGATGACGAAGATATTGTGACAAACACATCATCGGAACAG gTACATGTTGAAAATGTAATCCTGAGGATCTATAAGCAGTTTGAGGAAAAGGCATCTGTTGATCCTGATCTCCCAAAACTTAAGAAAAATTCTCATgcaaattatcttaaaaatgtCTTGATGCAATTACCACAGTCCTATTCCTGTTTAGATGCTAGCCGACCATGGCTTATATATTGGATATTGCATGGTCTTTGGTGCTTAAAAGACCTGCCAGACGCATCAACCTTATCAAAAGTAGTAAATTTTTTGGCTAAATGCCAAAACAAGGATGGTGGATATGGAGGTGGGCCAGGTCAATTCTCACACCTCGGGGCTACTTATGCAGCAGTAAATGCTCTTAGTATAATCGGTACAGATGAAGCATATAATTCAATTGACCGGAGTGccttgcaaaattttatatggtcGGTCAGAGAGGTTGATGGTTCATTTGCACTTCACAGAGGTGGAGAACAGGATATTAGAGGTGCATACTGCGCCATTAGCGTCGCCAAAGTAACCAATATTTATACTGACATGTTATTTGATAAGACGGCAGAATGGATTGTTAGTTGTCAGAGTTATGAAGGAGGATTCGCCGGGTATCCGGGGATGGAGGCGCATGGGGGATATGCATACTGTGGTATTGCTTCATTGGCTTTATTAAATCGAACTCAGCTCTGTGATGTAGATGCACTTCTGAGGTGGTGTGCAAACAAACAGACGAGCTTGGAGGGTGGTTTCCAGGGTAGGACCAATAAACTTGTTGATGCCTGCTACTCCTTCTGGCAAGGTGCTATTTTTCCTATCATAAGTGCAATACTATCCCAAG atAACAAGGAAATGATAGAAACAGTACTATTCAATCAGGGTGCCTTACAAGAATATATCTTAGTTTGCTGTCAAGCTTCCGAGGGAGGACTTATAGACAAGCCAGGAAA GTCTCGTGATATATATCATACTTGCTATACCCTTAGTGGTTTGTCAATCGCCCAGCATGGAACCGGTGCTACCAATCCTTACACCGTGGGATCGCCTCACAATGAACTGAACAGGACCCATCCGCTGCATAACATCGGTCCACATCTTGCATATAACGCTCTGCACTACTTTATTCGACACCCTCCGCCAGTGAAAGATAAGAAttag
- the LOC116773096 gene encoding mediator of RNA polymerase II transcription subunit 6 isoform X1, which produces MMPGRIGHLPIASENPLGLSWHDSAWIPSLNPSNIMDYFSERSNPFFDRTCNNEVVKMQRLSMDQLQNMTGLEYILLHVQEPILYVIRKQHRQSPMQTIPLADYYIIAGIVYQAPDLASVLNSRILSAVHHLQCSFEETMTYSKYHPSKGYWWDHKNKTGKGPFNVGQSAPKEVSSTPKEEPSTLFQRQRVDMLLAELVRQFPLPVTQTAANQNGVTVKTENTNDKGSEKPQDGSLNNITIKQEPIDPMSSDMTNGMQGHMEIKTEIKQENMKPPPEKKPRT; this is translated from the exons ATGATGCCTGGTAGGATCGGCCACCTTCCTATAGCTTCTGAAAATCCACTCGGTTTATCTTGGCATGACTCCGCTTGGATACCGTCGCTCAATCCATCTAATATTATGGATTATTTTTCTGAAAGATCAAATCCCTTCTTTGACCGCACGTGTAACAACGAAGTAGTAAAGATGCAACGTCTTAGCATGGATCAACTGCA aaatatGACAGGTCTAGAATATATACTACTGCATGTGCAAGAgccaattttatatgttatcagGAAGCAGCACAGACAGAGTCCGATGCAAACAATCCCTCTTgcagattattatattatagctgGAATAGTATATCAGGCCCCTGACCTCGCCAGTGTGTTAAATTCAAGAATT TTATCAGCAGTCCATCATTTACAATGTTCATTCGAGGAGACAATGACTTATTCCAAATATCATCCAAGTAAAGGCTATTGGTgggatcataaaaataaaacaggcAAGG GCCCATTCAATGTTGGTCAATCAGCTCCAAAGGAAGTATCCAGCACCCCTAAAGAGGAACCCTCCACTCTGTTCCAAAGACAGAGGGTGGACATGTTGTTAGCGGAGCTTGTGAGACAGTTTCCTTTACCAGTAACCCAGACGGCTGCTAATCAG aATGGTGTTACCGTAAAAACGGAAAACACGAACGACAAAGGTTCGGAAAAACCCCAAGATGGTTCTCTAAATAACATCACAATTAAACAAGAACCCATAGATCCTATGAGCTCGGACATGACTAATGGAATGCAAGGCCACATGGAAATAAAAACGGAGATTAAACAAGAAAACATGAAGCCCCCGCCGGAGAAGAAACCCAGGACGTAA
- the LOC116773286 gene encoding CDAN1-interacting nuclease 1 has product MSSQEIKPMPLKLYNSIAKDFNKLGSFSRNAENDLRKKYKDLPNETLGSIISLLVQRAMKQSYRKSPVISSKYYELYEEMMKDNKKGDVILRLADSQGISPALFVRSLLQNAYTDSVAVKKYIKDTTLIENKDLAYQVFMGIMHDNRYGPHLDIMRQSIGLEYELRLERELRLMNISFSDESVLRLRGYDKTPDFKLDVPIAVDGFIVNWIESKALFADDENHLGYLKEQLMCYWNRFGPGMVIYWFGYLETLDCTPEVNNMFILRTKFPDKQSITQYKVDL; this is encoded by the exons ATGTCCTCTCAGGAAATAAAGCCTATgcctttaaaactttataattcaatagcgaaagactttaataaattaggttCGTTCAGTAGAAACGCTGAAAATGATTTgcggaaaaaatataaaga TTTGCCGAATGAAACATTGGGTAGTATAATATCCCTATTGGTCCAACGTGCTATGAAGCAGAGTTACAGAAAGTCTCCTGTAATATCTAGCAAATACTATGAACTATATGAGGAAATGATGAAGGACAATAAAAAGGGTGATGTCATACTCAG ACTAGCTGACAGTCAAGGTATTAGTCCGGCTCTGTTTGTTAGATCGTTGCTGCAAAATGCTTACACTGATTCTGttgctgtaaaaaaatatattaaagatacaaCACTGATTGAAAATAAGGATCTAGCGTATCAAGTGTTCAtg GGTATCATGCATGACAATAGGTACGGGCCACATTTAGATATAATGAGGCA gtcCATTGGTTTGGAATATGAATTGCGACTAGAGAGAGAGCTAAGGCTGATGAATATATCATTTTCCGATGAGAGTGTACTCAGGTTACGAGGTTACGATAAAACACCCGACTTCAAATTAGATGTTCCGATTGCTGTTGATGGCTTCATTGTCAATTGGATAGAAAGTAAAGCTCTCTTTGCCGATGACGAGAACCACCTGGGCTATTTGAAAGAACAGCTGATGTGCTATTGGAATAGATTTGGCCCTGGCATGGTTATATATTGGTTTGGTTATTTAGAAACTCTAGATTGTACCCCAGAAGTAAATAACATGTTTATCCTGCGAACTAAGTTTCCCGACAAACAAAGCATTACTCAATACAAAGTTGATCTGTAA
- the LOC116772918 gene encoding cysteine protease ATG4D: MFNGTSSAITATSLLKTSTGSVSQGTETMKVENVSKPATSKDNTRDSSEDLLDLKGKVESRLLSMWNNVKFGWTVKIKTNFSKESPVWLLGRCYHRKLSPTGSLESSTEIGTEATAHEQMEQIYGEGIEGFKSDFISKIWMTYRREFPTMSGSSFTTDCGWGCMLRSGQMMLAQALVCHFLGRSWRWSEKPIQNGREFQEDCLHRMIIKWFGDKSSVNSPLSIHQMVTLGEALGKKPGDWYGPASVAHCLKSVMVEASKENYEFDKLEVYVAQDSTIYIQDVYTHCRLPNGCWKSLILLVPVKLGTERLNPIYGPCLTSLLTLDFCIGIIGGRPKHSLYFVGYQDDRLIHLDPHYCQEMVDVWQPNFSLQTFHCRSPRKMPISKMDPSCCIGFYLQTHHDFESFVNVINTFLTPQGVSSSNEYPMFTLHSGSRSTVMNPPNIRYSIYESEHNWAAPNLQDSDTDMESEEFVLL; the protein is encoded by the coding sequence atgtttaacgGAACAAGCAGCGCTATTACGGCAACTTCCTTGCTTAAAACTTCCACAGGCAGTGTTAGTCAAGGTACGGAGACTATGAAGGTCGAAAACGTTTCTAAACCTGCCACATCGAAAGATAATACGCGTGACAGTTCAGAGGATCTCCTTGATCTCAAGGGAAAAGTAGAATCACGTTTACTATCAATGTGGAACAATGTTAAATTCGGATGGACCGTTaagattaaaacaaatttttccaAAGAGTCTCCTGTCTGGTTACTAGGTCGGTGTTACCATCGCAAATTGAGTCCTACGGGGTCTTTGGAATCTTCAACCGAAATTGGCACAGAAGCCACAGCTCATGAACAGATGGAACAAATATATGGCGAAGGTATTGAAGGGTTTAAGTCGGactttattagtaaaatttgGATGACATATCGAAGAGAGTTTCCCACTATGTCAGGATCCTCTTTCACAACAGATTGTGGTTGGGGTTGCATGCTTCGTAGTGGACAAATGATGTTAGCTCAAGCTCTTGTATGCCATTTCCTTGGTCGCTCGTGGAGGTGGTCGGAAAAACCAATACAAAATGGTAGAGAATTCCAAGAAGACTGCCTCCATCGCATGATTATTAAATGGTTTGGTGATAAATCATCTGTTAATAGCCCTCTTTCAATTCATCAGATGGTAACTTTAGGTGAAGCATTGGGAAAAAAGCCAGGTGACTGGTATGGTCCTGCGTCGGTAGCTCACTGTCTCAAATCAGTCATGGTTGAGGCTTCGAAAGAAAACTatgaatttgataaattaGAAGTTTATGTTGCTCAAGATTCAACCATTTATATTCAGGATGTGTACACACACTGTAGATTGCCTAATGGTTGTTGGAAATCACTCATACTTCTGGTACCTGTAAAATTGGGTACTGAAAGGTTGAACCCTATTTATGGTCCCTGCTTAACATCGCTGTTGACGCTAGATTTCTGCATCGGAATTATTGGTGGCCGTCCCAAACATTCCCTTTATTTTGTGGGATATCAAGACGACAGACTTATACATTTGGATCCTCATTACTGCCAGGAAATGGTCGATGTGTGGCAGCcgaatttttctttacaaacatTTCATTGTCGTTCTCCAAGGAAGATGCCTATCAGTAAAATGGATCCATCTTGCTGCATAGGTTTCTATCTTCAAACGCATCACGACTTTGAATCCTTtgtgaatgttataaatacgTTCCTAACTCCACAAGGCGTTTCTTCCAGTAATGAGTACCCAATGTTCACGCTTCATAGTGGATCTCGCAGCACAGTTATGAACCCACCTAACATTCGTTACTCGATATATGAATCGGAACACAATTGGGCGGCTCCAAATTTACAAGACAGTGACACTGACATGGAATCAGAagaatttgttttactttaa
- the LOC116773048 gene encoding U3 small nucleolar RNA-associated protein 25 homolog, translating into MGKGKKFLGKRRKGSFKAVNKNKKKNKEHEVINKKAIFNRYKDKQKVEEEFAKKKQMEARFKQQQTTYSESESEEEDVYGQLISCFNGKKKSTIESEDDVSSSEEPINGNSDEEVTNAENKHSDKSDYGSDNESGSDGGSSDNNEMVVDEVEMDNELETSDDPFIKHIQYDLDDGMLVSLSNNPVNEKQITKSWPVLGNLSISIPQPVETLKKQKPKFSILEEKTFAPIATVPHIPSNVDFKQMHIKSQIHGNIVSANKKNLIKRDLELTNVFTPLQKELFGIMNNYQDLYYPERSFTNADEIRFAYCLHVVNHMLKTRTKILHHNAKISKKSEVTDDFRDQGLVRPKVLIIAPFKSSAYKIVNTVIDILVPKEAGQVVNKNRFEEDFTGGEIIMPSKNPKPEDYELLFSGNSDDTFRLGITVTKKTLKLYTDFYSSDILIASPLGLRMIVGAEGEEDRDYDFLASIEILVMDQADVFLMQNWDHLLHVLDHLHLQPRKTHDTDFSRVRLWAVNGWSKYYRQNLIFSSVSLPEIKSVVNKKCQNYAGKVLVVNPPEVGSIQQVLVQVPQLFHRFNAASPLASVESRFEYFVKEILPKQRDPLMSHTLIYVPSYFDFVRIRNYFKKEDIGFVQICEYSKDGKIARARDMFFHTEAHFLLYSERIHFFRRLRIKGIRHIIFYQPPTYPHFYSEMCNLMQESNQNKYGGSDCNMTVTVLYCKYDLPRAASILGTRRIAKMAASDKSVHMYVTGD; encoded by the exons ATGGGTAAGGGTAAAAAATTTTTAGGGAAAAGGCGAAAAGGGTCTTTTAAAGcggtaaacaaaaataagaagaAGAATAAAGAACATGAGGTCATCAATAagaaagcaatttttaatCGGTATAAAGATAAACAAAAGGTTGAAGAAGAATTTgcgaaaaagaaacaaatggAGGCAAGGTTTAAACAGCAACAAACTACTTACTCTGAGAGTGAGAGTGAGGAAGAGGATGTTTACGGGCAGTTAATATCATGTTTCAATGGTAAAAAGAAATCTACCATCGAAAGTGAAGACGATGTGTCAAGTAGCGAAGAGCCAATTAATGGAAATTCAGATGAAGAAGTGACCAATGCTGAAAACAAACATTCAGATAAGTCAGACTACGGCAGTGATAATGAATCTGGCAGTGATGGAGGCAGTAGTGACAACAATGAAATG GTAGTTGATGAGGTGGAAATGGATAACGAATTGGAAACATCAGACGATCCGTTCATAAAACACATACAATATGATTTAGACGACGGAATGCTAGTGTCACTGTCAAATAACCCAGTGAATGagaaacaaataacaaaatcgtGGCCGGTTCTAGGGAACTTATCTATCAGCATACCCCAGCCTGTAGAGACTTTAAAGAAGCAGAAACCAAAATTTTCCATATTGGAGGAAAAAACATTTGCACCAATCGCGACCGTACCACACATACCAAGTAACGTTGACTTCAAACAAATGCACATAAAGTCACAGATACATGGAAATATTGTGTCGGCGAACAAAAAGAACTTAATCAAACGTGATCTAGAACTGACGAATGTCTTCACTCCGTTGCAAAAAGAACTGTTTGGTATCATGAACAATTACCAAGATCTGTATTACCCTGAGAGATCGTTCACGAATGCCGATGAAATAAGATTCGCATACTGCTTACATGTAGTGAATCACATGCTCAAAACAAGAACGAAGATTCTGCATCACAATGCAAAGATATCCAAGAAATCTGAAGTGACAGATGATTTTAGAGATCAGGGGTTGGTGCGGCCCAAG GTATTAATCATTGCACCATTCAAATCATCAGCGTATAAGATAGTTAACACCGTTATTGACATCTTGGTGCCCAAAGAGGCCGGCCAAGTAGTGAACAAGAATAGGTTCGAAGAAGACTTCACCGGTGGGGAAATAATTATGCCCAGCAAGAACCCCAAGCCAGAGGACTATGAGCTATTGTTCAGTGGGAACAGCGATGACACTTTTAGACTAGGAATTACTGTCACTAAGAAAACGCTTAAG TTATACACAGACTTCTATTCATCGGACATTCTGATAGCGTCACCGCTCGGGCTCCGCATGATAGTTGGGGCGGAGGGCGAGGAGGACAGAGACTATGACTTCCTGGCTTCGATAGAAATACTCGTGATGGACCAAGCTGACGTTTTCCTGATGCAGAACTGGGATCACCTGTTACACGTCCTGGACCACCTGCACCTGCAGCCGAGGAAAACTCATGACACAGATTTTTCAAGAGTCCGTCTTTGGGCAGTCAACGGCTGGTCTAAATATTACAG ACAGAACTTGATATTTTCATCGGTGTCATTGCCGGAGATAAAATCTGTTGTGAACAAAAAATGCCAGAACTACGCTGGGAAGGTGCTGGTGGTGAATCCCCCAGAAGTTGGCAGTATACAACAGGTCTTGGTCCAGGTGCCGCAATTATTTCACAG GTTCAATGCCGCAAGCCCCTTAGCGTCAGTCGAGTCTAGGTTTGAATACTTCGTCAAAGAAATCCTGCCGAAACAACGTGACCCTCTGATGAGTCACACTCTCATATACGTACCaagttattttgattttgttagAATAAGAAATTACTTTAAGAAGGAAGACATCGGTTTTGTACAGATATGTGAATATTCGAAG gaTGGGAAAATAGCACGCGCTAGAGATATGTTTTTCCATACAGAagcacattttttattatattcagagAGAATACACTTCTTTAGGAGACTACGTATTAAAGGAATAagacatataattttctatcaaCCACCGACTTATCCGCATTTCTATTCAGAAATGTGTAATCTTATGCAG gAGAGTAATCAGAATAAATATGGCGGCAGTGATTGTAACATGACAGTGacagttttatattgtaagtaCGATTTGCCGCGTGCCGCGTCGATATTGGGTACGCGACGGATAGCCAAGATGGCCGCTTCAGATAAATCTGTGCATATGTATGTTACTGgcgattaa
- the LOC116773096 gene encoding mediator of RNA polymerase II transcription subunit 6 isoform X2 codes for MMPGRIGHLPIASENPLGLSWHDSAWIPSLNPSNIMDYFSERSNPFFDRTCNNEVVKMQRLSMDQLQNMTGLEYILLHVQEPILYVIRKQHRQSPMQTIPLADYYIIAGIVYQAPDLASVLNSRILSAVHHLQCSFEETMTYSKYHPSKGYWWDHKNKTGPFNVGQSAPKEVSSTPKEEPSTLFQRQRVDMLLAELVRQFPLPVTQTAANQNGVTVKTENTNDKGSEKPQDGSLNNITIKQEPIDPMSSDMTNGMQGHMEIKTEIKQENMKPPPEKKPRT; via the exons ATGATGCCTGGTAGGATCGGCCACCTTCCTATAGCTTCTGAAAATCCACTCGGTTTATCTTGGCATGACTCCGCTTGGATACCGTCGCTCAATCCATCTAATATTATGGATTATTTTTCTGAAAGATCAAATCCCTTCTTTGACCGCACGTGTAACAACGAAGTAGTAAAGATGCAACGTCTTAGCATGGATCAACTGCA aaatatGACAGGTCTAGAATATATACTACTGCATGTGCAAGAgccaattttatatgttatcagGAAGCAGCACAGACAGAGTCCGATGCAAACAATCCCTCTTgcagattattatattatagctgGAATAGTATATCAGGCCCCTGACCTCGCCAGTGTGTTAAATTCAAGAATT TTATCAGCAGTCCATCATTTACAATGTTCATTCGAGGAGACAATGACTTATTCCAAATATCATCCAAGTAAAGGCTATTGGTgggatcataaaaataaaacag GCCCATTCAATGTTGGTCAATCAGCTCCAAAGGAAGTATCCAGCACCCCTAAAGAGGAACCCTCCACTCTGTTCCAAAGACAGAGGGTGGACATGTTGTTAGCGGAGCTTGTGAGACAGTTTCCTTTACCAGTAACCCAGACGGCTGCTAATCAG aATGGTGTTACCGTAAAAACGGAAAACACGAACGACAAAGGTTCGGAAAAACCCCAAGATGGTTCTCTAAATAACATCACAATTAAACAAGAACCCATAGATCCTATGAGCTCGGACATGACTAATGGAATGCAAGGCCACATGGAAATAAAAACGGAGATTAAACAAGAAAACATGAAGCCCCCGCCGGAGAAGAAACCCAGGACGTAA